CGTGCTGCCGGGTCGAGCCGGTGCGTCCGTCGGCGAGGTCGATCAGGTCTTGGTCCCGCCCGGCCAGGCGGCGGTGGTGCAGCCGGTCGACACGTCCGGCGTCGATGGCCCGGTCACCCTGGTGACCGACGCCGGGCGGCGGTACGAGATGACCGATCCGGCGCTGTTGCCGCTACTCGGGTATCCCGGAGTCATCCCGACCCGGCTGCCCACGGCGATGGTGGCCTTGGTGCGGCCGGGTCCGTTGCTGGATCGAGCGGCGGCTGGCGGGTGACCGCACGTTATCCACAGCGGACGACACCAGGGCTGCGCCGCACCGACCGGCATCGCTACGTTGGGGTCGCGGGGGCCAGCGGCTCCGGCGACGGCATCGCCGGCGCGGTGGGTGGTGCCGGCTACCGGCGGTGTCACATGGGACGACGAGTCAGGGGAGTCAGATGTCACGGACAGCAGCCGAACAAGCGGTGATGCAGCAGACCGCCGCCCGGTTCGAGCAGGTCGACGAGGCGCTGCAGTCGATGCTGGGCGGTCTGGTGCAGCGACTCGACTCGCTGCAGAGCGCCTGGCGGGGCGCGGGTGGCCGATCCTTCGAGCAGGTGAAGTCGGCGTGGGCACAGGACCAGGCCGCGCTGCACCAGGCGCTGCGTGAGACCGCCACCGCCATCCGTACGGCCGGCGCGCAGTACCACGCCGCTGACGTCGCCGCTGCCGACCGCGTTTCGGCGACCGCCCGCCGCATCGAGTTGCCGCTGTGAGTGGCGGCAGGACACCAACGACCGAAAGGGAAGACTGATGTCGGACGGCGTACTGGTCGTCAATTTCCAGGTGCTGCAGCAGGCGAGCGCGGACATCCAACACGCGCTGCGTACCCTCGAATCCCAGCTGGACCAGTTGGAGCGAGACGCGACGCCCCTGGTGGCCAGCTGGGACGGGGCGGCCCGCCAGGCATACGAGGAACGGCAGAGCCGCTGGCGCTCCGCTTCCCGTGACCTGCAGTCGATGCTGCGGGAAATCAAGGTCGCGGTGGACGAATCCAGCGCCGACTACCTGAGCACCGAGCGGCGGAACGCCAGTTTGTTCCATTGACCCCGGTCGTGGTCCGGGCGGGCCCGGCACGTACGATCGATCGGCCCTACGTGTCGGTACGAGCACCGTTCGTCATGGGTGATTTCGATGGTCGGGACGTTCACCCCGCCGGCCGTCGCGATCAGCTAACCACCTTGTAGGTTGTACCCGACGCGTGTGGCCTGTCCGGTGGAAGGGGGGCGGCCGTGACCGATTGGGAACCGGCCACCGAGGTCGAGGCCGCGATGCGCGACGCCCTCCTCCGGCAGGAACAGGAGCTATACTTCCAGATCCTGGCCGGCACCGAGTTGCTGCTGCCGGTGTCAGCCGAGGCGCTGGCCGGACAGGCGCCGCTCGGCTGGGGCACCTGGACCACCAACGGGCGGACCCACGTCCTCGCCTTCACCTCGCCGATCACTTTGCGTGCCTGCCTGGGTGACAGCGGCAGTTCCGCCCGACGGGTGACCTTCGGCGAGCTCGCCGCGACCTGGCCCAACCTGGAATGGTGGCTGGCGGTCAACCCTGGTCTGCCGATCGAGGGCTGGCTGCCCGCCTGGTTCGTCGCGCAACTGGCTCGTGGTGACGCGCGGCTGCCGGGCCGTACGTCGCAAGCTACGTCGCCGGCTCAGTCCCGGGTCGACACCGCCGCCCGGGCCCGGGCCACCGCCACGGTCCGTGGCGCGCCGGGCCAGCCCGGTCCGACCAGCGCGCCGGACCACGGTGGTACGGCGGACCACGGCGGTACGGCCGGCCATAGCGGTGTGACCTTGTCCCCCGACGCCGCCGACTCCTCGTTTCCGGACGCGTACGGCCCGCCCGACGGTGGACCGCCGGACGCGCGACCAGCGCCACCGACGAGCCCCGCTCCCGAAGGAGAGTGGCCGCACCGGGACCGGCCAGCTGACAGCACCGTACGACCGACCGCCTACCCGGCGCCGACGTCGTCTGGCGCACCGAGCATGGCCGGCCGGACCGGCACCGTGGGCGGCATAGCACCGAGTGGCCTGCCGCGCCGGGTGCCGACGCCTGCCCCGGACTCGCCCGAAGCGGTGCCGACGGCGGCGGCTGCGGACGCCACGGTCACCGTGGCCACCACCGCCACGACCACGACGCCGACCGACGGGTCCGCCGCCGTGACGTCCGACGGGTCAGTGGACGCCGCGACCGGCCCGATCTTCGAGCCCGCCAACGACGTCGAACGTGATCTGCTCGCGGCGGCCGGCGGGGCGAGTAGCAACTCGTTCCTCTCCACACTGCTGCTCGCCAAGGTGCTGCTGCCGGTCGCGTCGACGTCGGCGGCGGGGGCGAAGCCCGGCGACGAGGGGTTCACCTGGCGTACCGAGAGCATCGACGGGGAGACCCTCGTCCTGGTGTTCACTTCGGCGGAACGGATCACCGACCACTTCGACGAGCCGGTCGACACGGTGGATGTCAAGTTCGTCCAGTTGATCCGGCGTTGGCCCGATCCAGAGTGGTCGTTCGTCATCAATCCGGGCACCCCGGTCGGGGCCAAGCTGCCGGGCACCGAGATCGTCGGCCTGGCCAGCTGGGCGGCGGATTTCGGACTGGGTGAGGAATCCGACGCCGAGCCGGCCGATGCCCGGGTCAACGAGGAAGCGGCAGCCAGCCCGGCCAGGTCGGCGCCGCGTGCCGACCCGGACCAGCCGACGATGATGCAGAAGACCATCGCGCCCAGCCAGGTCGACTACTACCTGGACCGGGGCTACGACCGGGTGTCCGGGTTCGTGCACCGGGCCGCCGAGGTCTCGCACCTGAGCACCCCGGCCAAGCTGTACGCCGCGTTGGGTCTCGGCTACACCGGATCGTCCTTCAGCCGGGACGCCGGCGAGATCTACGTCCTGCGTTGGCCTGCGCACCGGCCGAGCCTCTACCGGATCCCGTACGGCGGGCAGAACGAAACCGCGATGCGGGCGATGGAAGGCTGGGTCATCGAACGTGCCCCGTTCCGGGGCAACGGGTTCGCTCCCGGAGACAGCAGCGACGTGGTGGCCGAGTTCAAGGTCGACAGCGTGCGGTTGCCGCACGGATCCCAGCTGTGGCGGCTGTCCGCCGACGGGACCGAAACCCTGATCGCCCAGCTCGACAGCGACGAGCCGGCGTGGCGACGGGTCGAGGAGGACTGATGCGTGACGGCTACGTCGCCCGGTGGCAAGGGCGGGAGTACGACGCCAGCCCGGACGGCGACAACGTCCGGATCTACCAGCCGACCGAGGGTGACGGGTTCACGCCGATCCGGTCCGGGCGCTTCGTCCGAGTCGTACCGATGTCCGAGGTGGACGATCTGGCGTACGTCCGCACCACCTGCAGTTGGCATGGTCAGCCGTTCGTCGTACTCGCCCGGCACGACAGCTGGCTACGGGTGGAGTACACCGGTGGCCGGGCGCCGATCGCCCAGTCGCTCGGCCTGGAAGAGTTCGACTTCGGTGTCTACCAGGGCTGGGCCCCGGCCCACGAAGTGACCGAGCTGCGCGAACATCGCGTCTGACACGAACAGCCCTGCCGCCGGGACGGTCCGGTCAGCTCTTGACCCAGCGCAGCACCTCACCGAGCACGACCTCGGGGGACTCGACGTGCGGGAAGTGACCGACCGAGTCCAGCAACCGCCATTCGTACGGTGCGACGACGTAACGGCCGGAGCCCTGCGCGGTACGCGGTAGGACCGCCGGGTCGAGGGCGCCATGCAGCTGCAGCGTCGGAGTGACCAGTGGTTCCTGCAACAGCTTGACGAACCGGTAGCCGTGCAGCCGCAGCAGCGACCGGAAAGCCCACCGGTGTGCCTCCAGCGCGCAGAACGACGCTTGCGGAATCCGCATCGCGGTACGGCAACACCGCTCGTAGCCGGCGAACCGGGGGCTGTCGGTCCACGCCGGCCCGCCCCACTGGCGCAGGAAGTCACCGACCATTGCCGCGTCGTTGCGGGTCAACACATGTTCGTAGCGCGGAAGCTGAAACCGCAGCGACGGGGTGGAGGCGGCGAACTGTCCGCGTGGGTCGGTGAAGATGGCCGAGCGGAGACGTAGCGGATGCGCGGCCCCGATGACGACGAGCCGCCGCACCATCCGGGGGTGGAACGCCGCCGCCGTCCAGCCGATCATCCCGCCGAACCCGGCGCCCACGATCGTGGCCGAGCGTTCGCCGAGGGCACGGATCAGACCGGTGATGTCAGCGGCCAAGGTGTAGCCGTCGTACCCACGCGGTGGTTTGTCACTTGCCCCGAAGCCCCGCAGATCCATTGCTACCGCGCGATATCCGGCATCAGCCACCGCTGGTAACAATTCATGCCAGGCGTACCAGAACTCCGGAAAGCCATGGAGAAAAAGGACCAGCGGTCCGGTGCCCGCCTCGACCACGTGGAACCGGCTGCCGTTCGCCCCGACGTACCGGTGCTCCCAGGGGCCCTTCATGAACACGCAGGATTCGTCCACCGGATCGGCCGGCCCGCCGAGTTCTGCCATGCCGACAGCCTAGGCCGCAGGCGCACCGGACCGGTCACGTCGAGAAGACAATCCAGGTCGAGTAGGGGATCTTCCCGGATCGGAATCAGGGCACGACGCAGG
The sequence above is a segment of the Solwaraspora sp. WMMD406 genome. Coding sequences within it:
- a CDS encoding SseB family protein, translated to MTDWEPATEVEAAMRDALLRQEQELYFQILAGTELLLPVSAEALAGQAPLGWGTWTTNGRTHVLAFTSPITLRACLGDSGSSARRVTFGELAATWPNLEWWLAVNPGLPIEGWLPAWFVAQLARGDARLPGRTSQATSPAQSRVDTAARARATATVRGAPGQPGPTSAPDHGGTADHGGTAGHSGVTLSPDAADSSFPDAYGPPDGGPPDARPAPPTSPAPEGEWPHRDRPADSTVRPTAYPAPTSSGAPSMAGRTGTVGGIAPSGLPRRVPTPAPDSPEAVPTAAAADATVTVATTATTTTPTDGSAAVTSDGSVDAATGPIFEPANDVERDLLAAAGGASSNSFLSTLLLAKVLLPVASTSAAGAKPGDEGFTWRTESIDGETLVLVFTSAERITDHFDEPVDTVDVKFVQLIRRWPDPEWSFVINPGTPVGAKLPGTEIVGLASWAADFGLGEESDAEPADARVNEEAAASPARSAPRADPDQPTMMQKTIAPSQVDYYLDRGYDRVSGFVHRAAEVSHLSTPAKLYAALGLGYTGSSFSRDAGEIYVLRWPAHRPSLYRIPYGGQNETAMRAMEGWVIERAPFRGNGFAPGDSSDVVAEFKVDSVRLPHGSQLWRLSADGTETLIAQLDSDEPAWRRVEED
- a CDS encoding WXG100 family type VII secretion target, producing MSDGVLVVNFQVLQQASADIQHALRTLESQLDQLERDATPLVASWDGAARQAYEERQSRWRSASRDLQSMLREIKVAVDESSADYLSTERRNASLFH
- a CDS encoding alpha/beta hydrolase, with the protein product MAELGGPADPVDESCVFMKGPWEHRYVGANGSRFHVVEAGTGPLVLFLHGFPEFWYAWHELLPAVADAGYRAVAMDLRGFGASDKPPRGYDGYTLAADITGLIRALGERSATIVGAGFGGMIGWTAAAFHPRMVRRLVVIGAAHPLRLRSAIFTDPRGQFAASTPSLRFQLPRYEHVLTRNDAAMVGDFLRQWGGPAWTDSPRFAGYERCCRTAMRIPQASFCALEAHRWAFRSLLRLHGYRFVKLLQEPLVTPTLQLHGALDPAVLPRTAQGSGRYVVAPYEWRLLDSVGHFPHVESPEVVLGEVLRWVKS
- a CDS encoding WXG100 family type VII secretion target, translating into MSRTAAEQAVMQQTAARFEQVDEALQSMLGGLVQRLDSLQSAWRGAGGRSFEQVKSAWAQDQAALHQALRETATAIRTAGAQYHAADVAAADRVSATARRIELPL